A genome region from Flavobacterium sp. includes the following:
- a CDS encoding DUF4197 domain-containing protein produces MKKILLLAVAFSLTSCAEMQQTLNQLPQISQGIGGVDIASGLKEALNKGITVQVSKLTAVDGFYKNEAVKILMPEELQKVDATLRKVGLSSLADEGIKMLNRAAEDAVKEATPIFVTAVKNMTFTDAKNILLGNDSAATTYLQGSTTTALYGKFNPVIKSSFAKVGADVVWTKIINKYNTIPLVKKVNPDLTDYTTNQALSGVFKMIAVEEKEIRNNISARTTPLLKSVFAMQDGK; encoded by the coding sequence ATGAAAAAGATTTTATTATTAGCCGTTGCATTTTCTCTTACTTCCTGCGCAGAGATGCAGCAAACTTTAAATCAATTGCCACAAATTTCTCAGGGAATTGGAGGAGTTGATATTGCTTCTGGATTAAAAGAAGCTCTAAATAAAGGAATTACTGTACAAGTAAGTAAATTAACCGCAGTAGACGGTTTTTACAAAAACGAAGCTGTAAAAATTTTAATGCCTGAAGAATTACAAAAAGTTGACGCCACTTTAAGAAAAGTAGGTCTTAGCTCTCTTGCCGATGAAGGAATTAAAATGCTGAACCGTGCTGCAGAAGATGCAGTAAAAGAAGCCACACCAATATTTGTTACGGCTGTAAAAAATATGACTTTTACAGATGCTAAAAATATCTTGTTAGGAAATGACAGTGCTGCCACAACTTATTTGCAAGGAAGCACAACTACAGCTTTATACGGAAAATTTAATCCTGTAATTAAAAGCTCGTTTGCCAAAGTAGGTGCTGATGTTGTCTGGACAAAAATTATCAATAAATACAACACTATTCCGCTTGTGAAAAAAGTTAACCCTGATTTGACTGATTATACAACTAATCAGGCTTTGTCTGGTGTATTTAAAATGATTGCTGTAGAAGAAAAAGAAATCCGTAATAACATAAGTGCAAGAACAACTCCGCTATTAAAAAGTGTTTTTGCTATGCAGGACGGAAAATAA
- a CDS encoding CsbD family protein, translating to MNTTEIKGNWNELKGKLKQKYAELTDDDLMFAEGKEDEMYGRLQQKLGKTKEEFHQILSDL from the coding sequence ATGAATACGACAGAAATAAAAGGAAACTGGAATGAGCTGAAAGGGAAACTAAAGCAAAAATATGCTGAGTTGACAGATGATGATTTAATGTTTGCTGAAGGTAAAGAAGACGAAATGTACGGAAGACTACAGCAGAAATTAGGTAAAACTAAAGAAGAATTTCATCAAATTTTGTCAGACTTGTAA
- the pyrF gene encoding orotidine-5'-phosphate decarboxylase: MTTQQLHEQILQKKSFLCVGLDPDLTKIPAHLLETEDPIFEFNKAIIDATHDLTVGYKPNTAFFEAYGIKGWMSLHKTINYINENYPDIFTIADAKRGDIGNTSSMYAKAFFEDLNFDSVTVAPYMGKDSVEPFLAFENKHTIMLALTSNEGAFDFQTLNTNGTELYKQVLETSKTWKNCQNLMYVVGATKAEYFTDIRKIVPDSFLLVPGIGAQGGSLSEVCKYGMNDKVGLLVNSARAIIYASNGKDFAEKAREEALKVQQEMEEIIRLKFQV; encoded by the coding sequence ATGACAACACAACAACTACACGAACAAATTCTTCAAAAAAAATCATTTCTATGCGTTGGTTTAGATCCGGATTTAACTAAAATTCCGGCACATTTATTAGAAACAGAAGATCCTATTTTCGAATTTAATAAAGCCATAATAGATGCAACCCATGATTTAACAGTAGGTTACAAGCCAAATACAGCATTTTTTGAAGCATACGGAATAAAAGGCTGGATGTCTCTGCACAAAACAATTAATTATATCAACGAAAATTATCCTGATATTTTTACCATTGCCGATGCAAAACGAGGCGATATTGGAAATACGTCAAGCATGTACGCTAAAGCTTTTTTTGAAGATTTGAATTTTGATAGTGTAACAGTTGCTCCTTATATGGGAAAAGATTCTGTAGAACCTTTTCTTGCTTTTGAAAACAAACACACAATAATGCTGGCTTTAACCTCAAATGAAGGCGCTTTCGATTTTCAGACTTTAAACACAAACGGAACAGAATTATATAAACAAGTTTTAGAAACTTCTAAAACGTGGAAAAACTGTCAAAACTTGATGTACGTTGTAGGCGCAACAAAAGCAGAATATTTTACCGATATCAGAAAAATTGTTCCGGACAGCTTTTTACTAGTTCCGGGAATTGGCGCTCAGGGCGGAAGTTTATCCGAAGTATGCAAATACGGAATGAATGATAAAGTGGGACTTTTAGTAAACTCGGCAAGAGCTATTATTTATGCTTCAAATGGAAAAGATTTTGCTGAAAAGGCGAGAGAAGAGGCTTTGAAAGTACAACAGGAAATGGAGGAGATTATTCGTTTAAAGTTTCAGGTTTAA
- a CDS encoding L,D-transpeptidase family protein, which produces MKTTYPLSIILALSFTLLSYGKYNNSNTRENISLNKSYLNNNSDTKVDSEVLTDFFKRYSDLKKYQNEVTALYKTRSYGPIWYEDDKINEFGKTLYEKLNDTYEEGLVFELPYKYEIDQIFKKKSQDKPSKADSDMLLSSAYIIYMNRVYVGLDAETAKKTGWLLPKKEISYDTLLDSLITEPTLLEKNDELLFNQYYKLQDALKKYREIEKANVWKPIVAEKPYKDLRPDATSPTIGQVRTRLFILGDLARDSKSDFYDQELMEGVMKYKVRNGFKPNYILSEDHIKEMNIPLKDKINTLMVNMERCRWISPKILKDKEYIIVNIPSFELVYVKNGKPELTSKVFVGSSLTKTTIFNGNIDKIVFSPYWTVPQSIVDNELKLKMAADPNYLADHNMEMVNGQVRQKPGPNNSLGLVKFIFPNPEDIYMHDTPAKSLFDFERRTFSHGCINVNKAKELAIAMLKDYPEWTTDKINKAMAGKAESTFKLPNKVPIYITYFTSWVHDSGEVSFYQDVYEKDTELNNFLFPVDGVASN; this is translated from the coding sequence ATGAAAACAACATATCCACTAAGCATAATTTTAGCTCTTAGTTTTACTCTATTATCTTATGGAAAATATAATAATAGTAACACAAGAGAAAACATAAGTTTAAATAAATCTTATCTAAATAATAATTCAGATACAAAAGTTGACAGTGAGGTTTTAACTGATTTCTTTAAAAGGTATTCTGATTTAAAAAAATATCAAAACGAGGTTACAGCATTGTACAAAACCAGATCTTACGGACCAATTTGGTACGAAGATGACAAAATCAATGAATTCGGAAAAACCTTGTATGAAAAATTAAACGATACATATGAAGAAGGTTTAGTATTTGAACTTCCTTATAAATATGAAATTGATCAGATTTTTAAAAAGAAATCACAAGATAAACCTTCAAAAGCAGATTCTGATATGCTGTTAAGCTCAGCTTATATTATATACATGAATCGTGTTTATGTAGGTTTAGATGCCGAAACTGCTAAAAAAACAGGATGGCTTCTTCCTAAAAAAGAAATATCTTATGATACTTTGTTAGATTCTCTAATAACCGAACCTACTTTATTAGAGAAAAATGACGAACTTCTTTTTAATCAATACTATAAATTACAAGACGCTCTTAAAAAATACAGAGAAATAGAAAAAGCTAACGTTTGGAAACCTATCGTTGCCGAAAAACCCTATAAAGATCTTCGACCAGACGCCACTTCACCTACTATTGGCCAGGTTAGAACACGATTATTTATTTTGGGAGATTTAGCACGCGACTCAAAAAGCGATTTCTATGATCAGGAATTAATGGAAGGGGTGATGAAATACAAAGTAAGAAACGGTTTTAAACCCAATTACATTCTTTCTGAAGATCATATCAAGGAAATGAACATTCCATTAAAAGATAAAATCAATACTTTGATGGTTAATATGGAAAGATGCCGTTGGATTTCTCCAAAAATTCTAAAAGACAAAGAATATATTATTGTAAATATTCCTTCTTTTGAATTGGTTTATGTAAAAAACGGAAAACCAGAACTTACTTCTAAAGTATTTGTGGGATCATCTTTAACGAAAACAACCATTTTTAACGGAAATATCGATAAAATTGTTTTCAGCCCTTACTGGACTGTGCCGCAAAGTATTGTTGATAATGAATTGAAATTGAAAATGGCTGCCGATCCTAATTATCTGGCAGATCATAATATGGAAATGGTAAATGGTCAGGTAAGACAAAAACCAGGTCCAAATAACTCTCTTGGATTAGTGAAATTTATTTTCCCAAATCCTGAAGACATATACATGCACGATACTCCTGCAAAATCATTATTTGATTTTGAAAGAAGAACTTTCAGCCACGGTTGTATTAACGTAAACAAAGCGAAAGAGTTAGCCATTGCAATGTTAAAAGATTATCCGGAATGGACAACTGATAAAATAAATAAAGCTATGGCGGGAAAAGCAGAAAGTACATTTAAACTGCCAAACAAAGTGCCTATTTACATTACTTATTTTACATCATGGGTTCATGATTCCGGAGAAGTAAGTTTTTATCAGGATGTATATGAAAAAGATACAGAATTAAATAACTTTTTATTTCCTGTAGATGGCGTAGCTTCTAACTAA
- a CDS encoding DNA starvation/stationary phase protection protein: MTTPHIGISSANLKKSATILATILSNEMTLYVKTRKFHWNISGNSFMELHKLFEEQYRILEAQIDEVAERISQLGEKTIGTMKEFIENSTLKESPKEYASQKHMLEELLENHEQLVTEFRDYIPVFENETNDAGSADFVTGLLQEHEKMAWVLRRYQA; the protein is encoded by the coding sequence ATGACAACGCCACATATTGGAATCTCAAGCGCAAATTTAAAAAAGAGCGCTACTATATTAGCGACGATTTTATCTAATGAAATGACGCTTTATGTAAAAACCAGAAAGTTTCACTGGAATATTTCAGGAAACAGTTTCATGGAACTTCATAAATTATTTGAAGAGCAATACCGAATTCTGGAAGCTCAAATTGACGAGGTTGCAGAAAGAATTAGTCAGCTTGGCGAAAAAACCATCGGAACTATGAAAGAGTTTATCGAAAATTCGACTCTTAAAGAATCTCCTAAAGAATATGCTTCTCAAAAACACATGCTGGAAGAACTTCTGGAAAATCACGAACAGCTGGTAACGGAGTTTAGAGATTATATTCCGGTTTTTGAAAATGAGACAAACGATGCCGGATCTGCTGATTTTGTTACAGGTTTATTGCAGGAACATGAAAAAATGGCCTGGGTTTTACGCCGATATCAGGCATAA
- a CDS encoding AraC family transcriptional regulator, with translation MKLFIKFDINTICSLYLKQNLEKQNINFTTLGFGEIEIDDNIDADALETLKTNLSPHGFEVVENQKSVLVQKIKDAIIELVFMEDSNNYKSSVFLAEKLNHSYGYLSNVFSEVTYSSIENFIILQKIERAKQLIIINEMSLTEIAFLLNYSSVAHLSTQFKNTTGITPSAFQRIIKKRRENLK, from the coding sequence ATGAAGCTATTTATAAAGTTCGACATTAATACCATCTGTTCACTTTATCTTAAACAAAACCTAGAAAAGCAAAATATCAATTTTACGACTTTAGGATTTGGTGAGATTGAGATTGATGATAACATTGATGCAGATGCACTCGAAACTTTAAAAACCAATTTAAGTCCGCATGGATTTGAAGTTGTTGAAAATCAAAAGAGTGTTCTAGTCCAAAAAATTAAAGATGCTATTATTGAGCTCGTCTTTATGGAAGACAGTAACAACTACAAAAGCTCGGTATTTTTAGCAGAAAAACTGAATCATAGTTACGGTTATTTATCCAATGTTTTCTCGGAGGTAACCTATTCTTCTATAGAAAATTTCATCATTTTACAAAAAATTGAAAGAGCAAAACAATTGATAATTATCAATGAAATGAGTTTGACAGAAATTGCTTTTTTATTAAATTACTCAAGTGTAGCGCATTTGAGTACACAATTTAAAAATACAACAGGTATTACACCTTCGGCATTTCAGAGGATAATTAAGAAACGTAGAGAAAATTTAAAATAA
- a CDS encoding helical backbone metal receptor, whose amino-acid sequence MKEFQDQLGTNHLFENSPKRIISLVPSQTELLYDLGLEEKIIGITKFCVHPYHFKSTKKIVGGTKKIHFEKIKLLQPDIIICNKEENTEEIVNQLKEICPVWVTNIVTVEDNFQMISDFGQLFNCRTESQKWNDKLAFALNDFKNYIKDVPEKKVAYFIWKNPYMAAGNDTYINELLKLNHFKNIYEDKGRYPEIELKKMRLEGDPDLVFLSSEPYPFKEEDAFEIGRFTHHAKTIFVDGEMFSWHGSRLLKAFSYFKLLHERLKN is encoded by the coding sequence ATGAAAGAATTTCAAGACCAACTCGGGACAAATCATTTATTTGAGAATTCTCCAAAAAGAATTATCTCACTTGTTCCCTCACAAACCGAATTATTATATGATTTAGGTTTAGAAGAAAAAATAATCGGAATTACGAAGTTTTGTGTACATCCCTATCATTTTAAATCAACCAAAAAGATTGTTGGAGGGACAAAGAAAATTCATTTCGAAAAAATCAAACTGCTTCAGCCCGATATTATCATTTGCAATAAAGAAGAAAATACAGAAGAGATTGTAAATCAGTTAAAAGAAATATGTCCGGTCTGGGTTACGAATATTGTTACTGTTGAAGATAATTTTCAGATGATTTCAGATTTTGGACAGTTGTTTAACTGCCGAACTGAATCTCAAAAATGGAATGATAAACTGGCTTTTGCCCTCAATGATTTCAAAAACTATATTAAGGATGTTCCTGAAAAAAAAGTGGCTTATTTTATATGGAAAAACCCTTATATGGCTGCAGGAAATGATACATATATAAATGAGTTATTAAAACTGAATCATTTTAAGAATATCTACGAAGATAAAGGACGTTATCCGGAAATTGAACTCAAAAAAATGCGATTAGAAGGCGATCCTGATCTTGTGTTTCTTTCTTCTGAGCCTTATCCTTTTAAAGAAGAAGATGCCTTTGAAATTGGAAGATTTACACATCATGCTAAAACCATTTTCGTTGACGGTGAAATGTTTTCCTGGCACGGCAGTCGATTATTAAAGGCTTTCAGCTATTTTAAATTACTTCATGAAAGATTGAAAAACTAG
- a CDS encoding cytochrome c oxidase assembly factor Coa1 family protein: protein MNDDDFQPKKNWWDRNWKWFVPTGCLSLIVLFALFIGVIIFGVTSMMRDSDAFKESLAAAQHSKIVVEKLGNPVETDGMVSGSINLHNDSGDCDLQIPLKGPKGKGTLFVVATKRGKWNYKQMSVYIEKTQEEIDLLEK from the coding sequence ATGAACGATGACGATTTTCAACCTAAAAAAAATTGGTGGGACAGGAACTGGAAATGGTTTGTTCCAACAGGATGTTTAAGCCTTATTGTACTTTTTGCTTTATTTATTGGCGTAATTATTTTTGGAGTTACCTCGATGATGAGAGATTCTGATGCTTTTAAAGAATCGTTGGCAGCAGCACAGCACAGCAAAATTGTTGTTGAAAAACTAGGAAACCCTGTTGAAACTGACGGAATGGTATCTGGAAGTATCAATTTACATAATGATTCCGGAGACTGCGATTTGCAAATTCCGTTAAAAGGTCCAAAAGGAAAAGGAACTTTATTTGTTGTGGCCACAAAAAGAGGCAAATGGAATTATAAGCAGATGTCTGTTTATATAGAAAAAACACAGGAAGAAATTGATTTATTAGAAAAATAA
- a CDS encoding catalase has protein sequence MESNKKLTTATGTPVPDNQNIQTAGPRGPVLLQDFWFLEKMAHFDREVIPERRMHAKGSGAYGTFTVTHDITKYTRADLFSEIGKKTEMFVRFSTVAGERGAADAERDIRGFALKFYTNEGNWDLVGNNTPVFFFRDPMKFPDLNHAVKRDPKTNLRSADNNWDFWTLLPEALHQVTIVMSDRGIPSSYRHMHGFGSHTFSFINKQNERHYVKFHFVTQQGIDNLSDEEAAKLVGGDRESHQRDLFDAIEEGNFPKWKMFVQIMTEEQAENYRFHPFDLTKVWLKSDFPLIPVGEFELNKNPENYFAEVEQAAFNPAHVVPGISFSPDKMLQARLFSYGDAHRYRLGVNNFQIPVNSSRCPYNTFHRDGAMRVDGNNGSKKHYEPNSFGEMQEQPEFKEPPLKLHGDAWAHNFRDDDNDYFTQPGLLFNLLTPEKKQLLFKNTAAQVGGAQKFIQIRHIRNCFKADPAYGEGVANALGLTMDEVNTFDDPRLSIVVR, from the coding sequence ATGGAATCAAACAAAAAATTAACAACTGCTACAGGAACACCTGTTCCAGACAATCAAAACATTCAGACGGCGGGACCTCGCGGACCTGTATTATTACAAGATTTTTGGTTTTTAGAGAAAATGGCGCATTTTGATCGTGAAGTAATTCCGGAACGACGAATGCATGCCAAAGGATCTGGGGCTTACGGAACTTTTACCGTAACGCACGACATTACCAAATATACAAGAGCCGATTTGTTTTCGGAAATTGGAAAAAAAACTGAAATGTTTGTTAGATTTTCTACCGTAGCAGGAGAAAGGGGTGCCGCAGATGCGGAAAGAGATATTCGGGGCTTTGCCTTGAAATTCTACACTAATGAAGGAAACTGGGATTTAGTAGGTAATAATACGCCAGTATTTTTTTTCCGTGACCCAATGAAATTTCCTGATCTGAACCATGCTGTAAAACGTGATCCAAAAACCAATTTAAGAAGTGCTGATAATAATTGGGATTTTTGGACACTATTACCAGAAGCATTACATCAGGTCACCATTGTAATGAGCGACAGAGGAATTCCAAGCTCTTACAGACACATGCATGGATTTGGAAGCCACACATTTAGTTTTATCAACAAACAAAATGAAAGACATTATGTGAAATTCCATTTCGTAACACAACAAGGAATTGATAATCTTTCTGATGAAGAAGCGGCAAAACTAGTGGGTGGCGACAGAGAAAGCCACCAAAGAGACTTATTTGACGCGATCGAAGAAGGAAACTTTCCGAAATGGAAAATGTTTGTTCAGATTATGACTGAAGAACAAGCTGAGAATTATCGTTTCCATCCTTTTGATTTGACTAAAGTTTGGCTAAAAAGCGATTTTCCACTGATTCCGGTTGGAGAATTTGAACTAAACAAAAACCCTGAAAATTATTTTGCCGAAGTTGAGCAGGCCGCTTTTAATCCGGCACATGTGGTTCCGGGAATTAGTTTTTCACCAGATAAAATGCTTCAGGCACGTTTGTTCTCTTATGGAGATGCTCACAGATATCGTTTAGGAGTTAATAATTTCCAAATTCCTGTAAATTCATCAAGATGTCCGTATAATACTTTTCACAGAGACGGAGCAATGCGCGTAGACGGCAATAACGGATCGAAAAAACATTATGAGCCAAACAGTTTTGGAGAAATGCAGGAACAGCCAGAATTTAAAGAACCGCCGTTGAAACTTCACGGAGATGCCTGGGCGCATAATTTTAGAGATGATGATAATGATTATTTCACACAGCCGGGATTATTATTCAATTTATTGACTCCTGAGAAAAAACAATTGTTATTTAAAAATACGGCAGCCCAAGTTGGAGGCGCACAAAAGTTTATCCAAATTCGTCATATCAGAAACTGCTTTAAAGCCGATCCTGCATATGGAGAAGGTGTTGCAAATGCACTTGGTTTAACGATGGATGAAGTAAACACTTTTGATGATCCAAGATTGTCAATTGTTGTTAGATAA
- a CDS encoding CHASE3 domain-containing protein codes for MKWIPNFNSSNSLRVIFVIAVFILLFLSSIAYKHNQDLNESSKLVMHTYEINIQLERLMSAIKDAETGQRGYIITRNARFLTPYIYSRDKVNTSFITLKKLTADNPVQQENLRKLFKLIIQRFVSFENCLKYSDPKTYDKRKLDNHMFGGRILMENIRFKVDEMNDIEKTYLKNRLKIYDDEISLSPLFSISLFLTALFFILLAFRQISKDFQRLKVFNKKLLISNGLISESEAIGKFSTWQWDLDADKIEYSDNQFRLLGYEPNAFVPIKETFLNFVHPDDKENISNSIEGIIKNKQLPFIYYKIVRPNHEIRYFKSTGKLLTDLQGNNILLGINFDITDEHLLNIELQERNKELEKSNKELASFNHVASHDLQEPLRKIQTFISRVSDTDKAVMSESGRDYLTKIEVSAKRMRILIDDLLLFSRTNTTKKEFIKTNLDELLANAESELTEIIEEKSAVIVANKLPKLAVIPYQIEQLFINLIGNSLKYSKPNSIPSVTIEATKVDAEHYPEILDQNIKKYHKITFTDNGMGFDPQFKETIFILFQRLHSKTDYPGTGIGLAICKKIVDNHKGYILADSEPDKGSVFTVFLPE; via the coding sequence ATGAAATGGATACCAAATTTTAATTCTTCAAACTCTTTGAGAGTTATTTTTGTAATCGCAGTTTTCATTCTGTTATTTCTTTCTTCTATTGCTTACAAACATAATCAGGACTTGAACGAATCGAGTAAACTGGTTATGCATACGTATGAAATAAACATTCAGTTAGAAAGATTAATGTCGGCAATTAAGGACGCCGAAACGGGCCAGAGGGGTTACATCATTACTCGAAATGCCCGTTTTTTAACTCCTTATATTTATTCCCGCGATAAGGTAAACACTTCATTTATTACTTTAAAAAAATTAACTGCTGATAACCCTGTTCAGCAGGAAAATCTTCGAAAATTATTTAAACTCATTATTCAGCGTTTTGTTTCTTTCGAAAATTGTTTAAAATACAGCGATCCCAAAACATATGATAAACGCAAACTCGACAATCATATGTTTGGGGGACGAATCCTGATGGAAAACATTCGTTTTAAAGTAGACGAAATGAACGACATCGAGAAAACGTATTTAAAAAACAGACTTAAAATTTATGATGACGAAATTTCTTTAAGTCCGCTCTTCTCTATTTCATTATTTTTAACGGCTTTATTTTTTATTCTTTTAGCTTTCAGACAAATCAGCAAAGATTTTCAACGTCTAAAAGTTTTCAATAAAAAACTTTTAATCTCAAACGGTTTAATTTCTGAATCTGAAGCAATTGGTAAATTCAGCACCTGGCAATGGGATTTAGATGCTGATAAAATTGAATATTCAGACAATCAATTTCGTTTATTGGGTTACGAACCTAACGCATTTGTTCCTATAAAAGAAACTTTTCTGAATTTTGTACACCCGGATGATAAAGAGAATATTTCAAATTCTATTGAAGGAATTATTAAAAACAAACAACTGCCTTTTATTTACTACAAAATAGTACGTCCTAACCACGAAATAAGATATTTTAAATCAACAGGAAAATTACTTACTGACCTGCAGGGAAATAATATTTTACTGGGAATTAATTTTGATATTACAGATGAACATCTTTTAAATATAGAATTACAGGAACGTAATAAAGAGCTTGAAAAAAGCAATAAAGAACTTGCTTCTTTTAATCACGTCGCGAGTCATGATTTACAGGAACCACTTAGAAAAATTCAAACTTTTATTTCGAGAGTTTCTGATACTGATAAAGCAGTAATGTCTGAAAGTGGAAGAGACTATCTGACCAAAATTGAAGTTTCGGCAAAAAGAATGCGTATTTTAATTGATGATCTGCTTTTGTTTTCGAGAACCAATACTACTAAAAAGGAGTTCATAAAAACAAATCTGGATGAATTACTGGCAAATGCCGAATCTGAACTTACTGAAATTATTGAAGAAAAAAGCGCCGTTATTGTAGCTAATAAACTTCCAAAACTGGCCGTTATTCCGTATCAGATCGAACAGCTTTTTATTAACCTGATCGGAAATTCATTAAAATACAGCAAGCCCAACAGTATTCCATCTGTTACTATTGAAGCCACAAAAGTTGATGCTGAACATTATCCGGAAATTTTAGATCAAAATATTAAAAAGTATCATAAGATTACTTTCACGGATAACGGTATGGGGTTTGATCCTCAGTTTAAGGAAACCATCTTTATTTTGTTCCAGCGTCTGCATTCTAAAACCGATTATCCGGGAACAGGAATTGGTCTTGCGATTTGTAAGAAAATCGTAGACAACCATAAAGGCTATATTTTGGCCGACAGTGAGCCGGACAAAGGTTCTGTTTTTACTGTATTTCTTCCTGAATAA
- the purU gene encoding formyltetrahydrofolate deformylase: protein MQKITILIHCNDRKNIIASVTTFIAKVEGNITYIDQHVDVEQNVFFMRLECEFTNPKITIESLKEEFNKTLAVDFDMSWELYNQEQKPKMALFVSKYDHCLFDILGRYSAGELNIEIPVIISNHNDLRSVAERFDIPFHCVPFTKDNKEEGEAKQIELLKKYDIDFIVLARYMQIITPKLISLYENKIINIHHSFLPAFPGAKPYHSAFKRGVKIIGATSHYVTEELDEGPIIEQDIARVSHIHSVEDFIMKGRDLERIVLARAIKLHSERKTMVYSNKTVVFS, encoded by the coding sequence ATGCAAAAAATAACCATTCTTATTCACTGTAATGACCGAAAAAACATTATTGCTTCTGTAACGACTTTTATTGCCAAAGTTGAAGGAAATATAACTTATATCGATCAGCACGTTGATGTAGAGCAAAATGTATTTTTTATGCGATTGGAATGTGAATTTACCAATCCGAAAATTACTATTGAAAGTCTAAAAGAAGAATTCAATAAAACACTTGCCGTCGATTTTGATATGTCATGGGAATTGTACAATCAGGAACAAAAGCCAAAAATGGCCTTATTTGTTTCTAAATATGATCATTGTTTATTTGACATTTTAGGCCGTTACAGCGCAGGTGAATTAAATATTGAAATTCCGGTTATTATTAGCAATCACAACGATTTAAGATCTGTTGCAGAACGTTTTGACATTCCGTTTCATTGTGTTCCTTTTACCAAAGACAATAAAGAAGAAGGCGAAGCAAAACAAATTGAACTTTTGAAAAAATATGATATCGATTTTATTGTTTTAGCTCGCTATATGCAGATTATTACGCCAAAATTGATTTCTCTTTACGAAAATAAAATCATCAATATTCATCATTCGTTTTTACCTGCTTTTCCGGGTGCAAAACCCTACCATTCAGCTTTTAAACGTGGCGTAAAGATTATTGGAGCAACAAGTCATTATGTTACCGAAGAATTAGACGAAGGTCCGATTATCGAGCAGGATATCGCAAGAGTTTCACATATTCATTCTGTAGAAGACTTTATCATGAAAGGACGTGACCTGGAAAGAATCGTTTTAGCAAGAGCCATAAAACTACATTCAGAGCGTAAAACAATGGTTTACAGCAATAAAACGGTGGTTTTTTCTTAA